A stretch of the Ictidomys tridecemlineatus isolate mIctTri1 chromosome 5, mIctTri1.hap1, whole genome shotgun sequence genome encodes the following:
- the Hypk gene encoding huntingtin-interacting protein K isoform X1 produces MATEGDVELELETETSGPERPPEKPRKHDSGAADLERVTDYAEEKEIQSSNLETAMSVIGDRRSREQKAKQEREKELAKVTIKKEDLELIMTEMEISRAAAERSLREHMGNVVEALIALTN; encoded by the exons ATGGCCACCGAGGGGGACGTGGAACTGGAGTTGGAAACCGAGACCAGCGGCCCCGAACGGCCCCCCGAGAAGCCACGGAAGCATGACAGTGGTGCGGCGGACCTGGAGCGGGTCACCGACTATGCGGAGGAGAAGGAGATCCAGAGTTCCAATCTGGAGACG GCTATGTCCGTGATCGGAGATAGAAGGTCTCGGGAGCAGAAAGCCAAACAAGAACG GGAGAAGGAACTGGCAAAGGTCACTATCAAGAAAGAAGATCTGGAGTTGATA ATGACAGAGATGGAGATTTCTCGAGCAGCAGCAGAGAGGAGCTTGCGGGAACACATGGGAAATGTGGTGGAGGCTCTTATTGCTCTGACCAACTGA
- the Hypk gene encoding huntingtin-interacting protein K isoform X2 — protein MATEGDVELELETETSGPERPPEKPRKHDSGAADLERVTDYAEEKEIQSSNLETGEGTGKGHYQERRSGVDSE, from the exons ATGGCCACCGAGGGGGACGTGGAACTGGAGTTGGAAACCGAGACCAGCGGCCCCGAACGGCCCCCCGAGAAGCCACGGAAGCATGACAGTGGTGCGGCGGACCTGGAGCGGGTCACCGACTATGCGGAGGAGAAGGAGATCCAGAGTTCCAATCTGGAGACG GGAGAAGGAACTGGCAAAGGTCACTATCAAGAAAGAAGATCTGGAGTTGATAGTGAGTAG